Part of the Pirellulales bacterium genome, GCCAAGCTGTAGCCATTGGAATGCAAGCCGCTGGACGCCACGCCGATCAGCACATCCCCCGGGACAATCGCCCGTCCGTCTATCACTTTGTGGCGCTCAACCACTCCCACGACAAAGCCCGCCAGATCATAATCTCCGCGGCGATATAGGTCGGGCATGATGGCTGTTTCTCCCCCCAAGAGCGCGCAGTCCGCGTCCAGACACCCCGCCGTAATGCCGCTGACAATTTGTTCCAATAGCGCGGGATCATCATGGGACATCGCGACATAATCTAAAAAAAACAGGGGTTCGGCCCCGCAACACAGGGCGTCATTGACGCTCATGGCCACAAGGTCGATCCCCACGGTGTCGTGTTTTCCGGCTAATTGGGCGACTTTTAATTTTGTTCCCACGCCATCCGTGCAAGAGACCAACACCGGTTGCTGATACTTTCGCGCGAATAATTTATCAGCAAAATCCAATTGAAATAATCCTGCAAATCCCCCGTCCAACGGGAGCACCCGCGGGCAATAGGTCCGATGCAATAATCGGGGCAGACGCGCCATGCTTTGCCGGTAAATCTCTAGGTCGACACCGGCGTCTTTATAAGTTACTTTGGCCATGGCCGTCGTTGGGGCTATTGAACTGCTAATTTTACAAATCCACGCTGTGAAAACTGTTTTTTAACAAATTTCACGCAAAACCTCTAGGAGCGGTGTTGCCAAGATTTGGGGCAGACCCGCCCGACAACTAGGCAAAAGTCTCGCGTAAATCCGTTGCCGTTCACTCTGAATGTAAATTTATGCCAGCTAGACCAATTATTTGCTTGTTTGGCGCGCTATCTGAGTAATAATGACAGCTAATCCGAAACATGCGGAAATATGCTTCTTTACTCTCAGCACGTGTTTTGTATCAGCGATGCGATCCAATATCCTTTTTCGGTCTCTTTCAAACTTTTCGCTTTGTTTGCTCTTACCATCCGTGGTATGGGTTTTGCATGAAGGGAGGGGAGATAAGCCGACATCGGCCCCCGCCGCTACAGTATCGCTAACGGACTTTGTGGAGGTTAACCACGTTCCCCTGGCACTAGACGATTATGTGGCACAGGCTTCGGAGCTTTTGGCAAATCCATCCGACTTTGAAGAGGCGCAACAAGAGCGACTAAAAAAGCATGCGTTATCTATTGCCAGTTTGGCGATGACCTTGGCCCAACACCAGCGCGAGCATCCCCTCAAAGCTCGGGCGGCGGGAATTTTTACCGCGGCGGTCGAGTTATCCCGACATCATAAGGACCATGCCCAATCAGCGGCTGCCCTGAAAAAGTTACAGTCGGCACGAAACGCCGATCCCAGTTCCCCCGCGTTGCTTCCATGGCAAGCGGTCCCTGGATTGGGTGCCCAGATGAAGCGGGTAAATGAGTTACAAACAACCCTCAAACGGTCCCTGACGGCGGAAAGATTTGCCAAAACCCGCGAGGCGTCCAATCGGCAAAGCCTGACTTTGGCGGCAATCGCCTTGGTAACGGCGGCGGACACCCATGAAGTGAAAAATCCGACGGATTTGCCTGCGTGGGGAGAATATTCGGCTGAATTTACCGCAGCCGCCGGTCAATTGCATCAAGCGATCGCGGCGGAAAACCTGTCCGAGGCTCAACAAGCCATGGACCGCGTGAACCGCGCGTGCCATGACTGTCATCAAAAGTTTGTGCCGCA contains:
- the purM gene encoding phosphoribosylformylglycinamidine cyclo-ligase is translated as MAKVTYKDAGVDLEIYRQSMARLPRLLHRTYCPRVLPLDGGFAGLFQLDFADKLFARKYQQPVLVSCTDGVGTKLKVAQLAGKHDTVGIDLVAMSVNDALCCGAEPLFFLDYVAMSHDDPALLEQIVSGITAGCLDADCALLGGETAIMPDLYRRGDYDLAGFVVGVVERHKVIDGRAIVPGDVLIGVASSGLHSNGYSLARKIAFEVGGHDVGELIPELGETVGAALLRPTRIYAKPLRSIHNHYSKKNVLHGIAHITGGGLRENLERILPRGCAADIEIGSWVVPPVFSWLQRLGEVPAAEMEQVFNMGIGLVLVVSEYYAGSICDQLRDAGEQATVIGKITLA